One stretch of Miscanthus floridulus cultivar M001 chromosome 18, ASM1932011v1, whole genome shotgun sequence DNA includes these proteins:
- the LOC136523894 gene encoding uncharacterized protein, whose amino-acid sequence MPKFDGGSDPEAYFTWELKVDKIFRLHNYSEDNKLAMASLEFDGYSLIWWEQLLRDREEDGENPITTWDEMKQEMRIHFVPKHYRRDLYDKLQNLKQGSLSVEEYYKEMEKAMIRADRIVEFHPYRHLIDLVHQATKAERQLQQNAKNSKPLSYGTRTMSGGGKSISRFTAAPSSAKSSSGDLRSNVQGIFRGKNAVAQGMSSKPSASTTTSVGSTAKSSGIQCFKCGGHGHVIKECPNNRVIIVKDNGEYESASEEEVEEYKSVGEHMKHIRQVLDELRKEKLFANLEKCSFCTDHVVFLGFVVSGKGIEVDESKVKAIKDWPTPMNVSQVRSFHGLVGFYRRFVRDFSTIAAPLNELTKKGVDFKWGNSQETAFQELKKRLTEAPLLVLPDFTKTFEVECDASGIGIGVLMQQGKPVAYFSEKLGGAQLNYFVYDKELYALGQAKLNRRHAKWVEFIETFPYIVKYKKGKDNVVADALSRKSVLLNQLEVKVLGLESLKGLYNNDPEFSEPNHMEVD is encoded by the exons ATGCCAAAATTTGATGGAGGATCTGATCCTGAAGCTTACTTCACTTGGGAGTTGAAGGTGGACAAGATATTTCGCTTGCATAATTATTCAGAGGATAATAAATTAGCCATGGCATCTCTTGAGTTTGATGGATATTCTCTGATATGGTGGGAACAACTTCTGCGTGATCGAGAAGAAGATGGAGAAAACCCTATTACAACATGGGATGAGATGAAGCAAGAAATGAGAATTCATTTTGTGCCGAAGCACTATCGGCGTGATCTTTATGATAAATTGCAGAATCTAAAGCAAGGAAGCCTCTCTGTTGAGGAGTATTATAAAGAGATGGAGAAAGCTATGATTAGAGCCGAT CGCATTGTTGAGTTTCATCCGTACCGTCATCTTATTGATTTGGTACATCAAGCAACTAAAGCTGAACGTCAATTGCAGCAAAATGCTAAGAATAGCAAGCCCTTGTCATATGGTACGAGGACTATGTCAGGAGGGGGCAAGTCAATCTCGAGGTTTACTGCTGCACCCTCATCAGCGAAAAGCTCAAGTGGAGACTTACGTTCTAATGTGCAGGGTATTTTTAGAGGGAAGAACGCTGTTGCCCAAGGCATGAGCTCTAAACCATCAGCATCCACCACTACTTCAGTGGGTTCTACAGCCAAGAGTAGTGGGATtcaatgcttcaagtgtggaggtCATGGGCATGTCATCAAGGAGTGTCCGAATAATCGTGTGATCATTGTGAAAGACAATGGAGAATATGAATCAGCTAGTGAAGAGGAAGTTGAGGAATa caagtctGTTGGAGAGCATATGAAACACATTCGGCAAGTCTTGGATGAGCTTAGAAAGGAGAAATTATTTGCTAATCTTGAGAAGTGCAGTTTTTGCACAGACCATGTTGTGTTTCTTGGCTTTGTTGTATCAGGAAAGGGCATAGAAGTAGATGAATCAAAGGTGAAAGCCATCAAGGATTGGCCAACTCCTATGAATGTAAGTCAAGTAAGAAGTTTTCATGGCCTTGTTGGTTTTTATAGGAGATTTGTGAGAGATTTTAGTACCATCGCTGCTCCTTTGAATGAATTGACAAAGAAAGGGGTTGATTTTAAATGGGGGAACTCACAAGAAACTGCTTTTCAAGAATTAAAGAAACGTTTGACTGAAGCACCATTGCTTGTTCTTCCTGATTTCACTAAAACTTTTGaagtagaatgtgatgctagtggaattgggaTAGGAGTTTTAATGCAACAAGGAAAACCAGTAgcatattttagtgaaaaattgggAGGTGCCCAATTAAATTATTTTGTGTATGACAAAGAATTGTATGCTTTG GGACAAGCTAAGCTGAACCGTCGCCATGCCAAGTGGGTTGAGTTCATCGAAACATTTCCATACATTGTGAAATATAAGAAAGGTAAGgacaatgtggttgctgatgctttgtctcgaAAGAGTGTGTTGTTAAATCAACTTGAAGTCAAGGTGTTGGGTCTTGAAAGTTTGAAAGGTTTGTATAATAATGATCCTGAATTTTCAGAACC GAATCACATGGAGGTGGACTAA